A DNA window from Centroberyx gerrardi isolate f3 chromosome 3, fCenGer3.hap1.cur.20231027, whole genome shotgun sequence contains the following coding sequences:
- the LOC139933550 gene encoding pre-B-cell leukemia transcription factor 1-like, with protein sequence MDDQARMMSSLVGLAGLTQGDVVDPDAIRKQHSLGQPQQDIGDILQQIMAITDESLDEAQARKHALNCHRMKPALFSVLCEIKEKTVLSIRGIQEEDPPDPQIMRLDNMLLAEGVSGPEKGGASAAAAAVAAAAGGSPSDGSIEHSDYRAKLAQIRQIYHSELEKYEQACSEFTNHVMNLLREQSRTRPISPKEIERMVGIIHRKFSSIQMQLKQSTCEAVMILRSRFLDARRKRRNFNKQATEVLNEYFYSHLANPYPSEEAKEELAKKCAITVSQVSNWFGNKRIRYKKNIGKFQEEANLYAMKTAVDAASVSSQASQANSPATPNSGGYPAPCYTPDGRL encoded by the exons ATGGATGACCAGGCCCGCATGATGTCGAGTCTTGTTGGACTAGCTGGACTGACTCAGGGGGACGTGGTGGATCCTGACGCCATACGGAAGCAACATAGCCTCGGCCAGCCGCAGCAGGACATCGGTGACATCCTCCAGCAGATCATGGCCATCACAGACGAGAGTTTGGACGAGGCCCAGGCCAG GAAACATGCGTTAAACTGCCACAGAATGAAACCTGCCCTCTTCAGTGTCCTGTGCGAGATCAAAGAAAAGACAG TCCTCAGTATCCGAGGCATCCAAGAAGAGGACCCTCCAGACCCACAGATCATGCGACTGGACAACATGCTGTTAGCAGAGGGTGTTTCGGGTCCAGAGAAGGGCGGGGCCTCTGCAGCGGCGGCGGCAGTTGCTGCGGCAGCCGGGGGGTCACCTAGCGACGGGAGCATAGAGCATTCAGACTACAGAGCCAAGCTAGCCCAGATACGACAGATCTACCACTCCGAACTGGAGAAATACGAACAG GCTTGCAGTGAGTTCACCAACCATGTGATGAACCTGCTGAGGGAACAGTCCCGTACGCGGCCCATCTCGCCCAAAGAGATCGAGCGCATGGTGGGAATCATCCACCGCAAGTTCAGCTCCATCCAGATGCAGCTGAAACAGAGCACCTGCGAAGCTGTCATGATCCTACGCTCCAGGTTCCTGGATGCCAG GCGGAAGCGTCGAAATTTCAACAAGCAGGCGACAGAGGTGTTGAATGAGTATTTCTACTCCCACCTGGCCAACCCCTACCCCAGCGAGGAGGCCAAGGAGGAGCTGGCCAAGAAGTGTGCCATCACTGTCTCTCAG gtgtcTAACTGGTTTGGTAATAAAAGGATTCGGTATAAGAAGAACATTGGGAAGTTCCAGGAGGAGGCTAACCTGTATGCTATGAAGACAGCTGTGGATGCAGCCAGTGTATCTTCGCAGGCTAGCCAAGCCAACTCCCCAGCCACACCAaactcag GAGGATACCCAGCCCCGTGTTACACTCCTGACGGGAGGTTATGA
- the sid4 gene encoding secreted immunoglobulin domain 4: MDVSPVALILCSLLCSVGAQAPVVSVEPRVAAVRQGESASFRCQVASGAQPVQLEWKRASNQAFPDNVKVGPDGSVLTIANARPGNQGQYRCVASNSVGRSSATAVLNVRHSPKVRLTPAGPLRVRMGEPVSVECRATGRPRPTLTWKRQGSTLQLITTTTNDANTIQWAAVRPEDSGVYVCQAENNEGVTEVKVEVIVEGGQGAPVASVAAEQMTVVEGHTITMECRASGSPLPVITWSKLRAPLPWKHTMVGGVLTLTSVGRQDSGQYICNATNIHGYSEAYTQMEVESPPYTTCLPDQVRLQPGDALQLQCLAHGSHPLQFHWSRVGRPALPAGAETTKDGKLQIARVKLADSGTYKCVATNHIGSSEALAKVTVKSELVFGLGQESSAL, encoded by the exons ATGGATGTCTCGCCTGTTGCTCTGATCCTGTGCTCTCTGCTATGTTCAG tgGGTGCCCAGGCCCCTGTCGTCTCGGTGGAGCCCCGGGTGGCCGCAGTGCGCCAGGGGGAGTCTGCCAGCTTTAGGTGCCAAGTGGCGAGTGGGGCGCAGCCCGTCCAACTGGAGTGGAAGAGAGCCAGTAACCAAGCGTTTCCAG ACAATGTGAAGGTTGGGCCTGATGGTTCTGTGTTGACGATTGCTAATGCCCGACCTGGCAACCAGGGCCAGTACCGCTGCGTGGCAAGCAACTCTGTGGGCCGCAGCTCTGCCACAGCTGTGCTGAACGTCAGAC ATTCTCCTAAGGTGCGGCTGACGCCAGCGGGGCCCCTGCGGGTCAGGATGGGTGAACCTGTGTCTGTGGAGTGTCGTGCCACAGGCAGGCCACGCCCCACACTGACCTGGAAACGCCAAGGCTCCACCCTCCAGCTGATTACTACGACAACAAATGATGCAAACACCATACAG tGGGCTGCAGTGCGTCCTGAAGACTCAGGAGTGTATGTTTGCCAAGCTGAAAACAACGAGGGGGTGACGGAGGTCAAAGTTGAAGTCATTGTCGAGGGTGGGCAGGGTGCTCCAGTGGCCTCAGTGGCCGCTGAGCAAATGACAGTAGTGGAGGGACACACAATCACTATGGAGTGTCGCGCCAGTg gTTCTCCCCTTCCTGTCATCACCTGGTCCAAGCTACGGGCACCGTTGCCGTGGAAACACACAATGGTGGGTGGAGTTCTGACACTGACCAGTGTGGGGCGTCAAGACTCAGGACAATACATCTGCAACGCAACCAACATACATGGCTACAGCGAGGCTTACACGCAGATGGAGGTGGAGT CCCCTCCCTACACCACCTGTCTGCCTGACCAGGTGAGGCTGCAGCCGGGGGACGCCCTGCAGCTGCAGTGCCTCGCCCACGGCTCTCACCCCCTCCAGTTCCACTGGAGCAGAGTGGGCAGGCCGGCCCTGCCTGCGGGGGCAGAGACCACCAAGGACGGCAAGCTGCAGATAGCCCGTGTGAAACTGGCCGACAGCGGGACCTACAAATGTGTGGCCACCAACCACATCGGCTCCAGTGAGGCACTGGCCAAAGTCACCGTAAAAAGTGAGTTGGTGTTTGGGTTGGGACAGGAGTCCTCTGCTCTGTGA